The following proteins come from a genomic window of Thermocrinis jamiesonii:
- a CDS encoding gluconeogenesis factor YvcK family protein has translation MKVVCIGGGTGLSNLLRGLKKEVGNRIEDLSAIVTVADSGGSTGRLRKAYHIPAPGDIRNCLVALSESEEILQKLFQYRFKGGELEGHSFGNLFLVALTDITGSFISAINLASQILRTKGEIIPATTEDINLLAEFSNGEVVEGEESITEYGKASKAKIVKVWIEPPDARAPIDAIAKVQDADLIIFGPGSLYTSIVPNLLISDLREAIESSNAIRIFIVNAMTQPGETDGYSAYDHIRAFLETTGLSRVDIAILNTKMPSDGVLRRYIEQGQEPVIPDIAKIAKAGITVYAEDLIGENQDFVRHDPDKLTDTILRAYSHALS, from the coding sequence ATGAAAGTTGTATGCATAGGAGGAGGAACGGGTTTGTCCAATCTTTTGAGGGGGCTCAAAAAAGAAGTTGGAAACCGCATAGAGGACCTCTCCGCTATAGTGACTGTAGCAGACAGTGGTGGAAGTACGGGAAGGCTAAGAAAGGCTTATCACATTCCTGCACCCGGAGACATCAGAAACTGTTTGGTAGCACTATCGGAAAGTGAAGAGATCCTTCAGAAGCTGTTCCAATACAGGTTTAAAGGCGGAGAGTTAGAGGGACACTCCTTTGGAAACCTCTTTTTGGTAGCACTAACCGACATTACAGGCAGTTTTATTTCAGCCATAAATTTGGCTTCTCAGATACTCAGAACTAAGGGGGAGATAATTCCGGCTACTACGGAAGACATTAATCTGTTGGCAGAGTTTTCAAACGGAGAAGTGGTTGAAGGGGAGGAGAGTATAACCGAGTATGGTAAGGCGAGCAAGGCTAAGATAGTTAAAGTTTGGATTGAACCACCTGATGCTAGGGCGCCCATTGACGCCATAGCAAAGGTTCAAGATGCAGATTTAATTATCTTTGGTCCAGGCAGTCTATACACCAGCATAGTCCCCAACTTGCTAATTAGCGATCTGAGGGAGGCAATAGAAAGCTCAAACGCTATAAGGATCTTTATAGTAAATGCTATGACCCAGCCGGGCGAAACGGATGGCTACAGCGCCTATGACCACATAAGAGCCTTTTTGGAAACTACCGGTCTTTCAAGGGTGGATATAGCTATTCTCAACACAAAGATGCCTTCCGATGGGGTTTTAAGAAGATACATAGAACAAGGACAAGAGCCGGTTATACCAGACATAGCAAAAATAGCCAAAGCGGGCATAACTGTATATGCGGAAGATCTGATAGGAGAAAACCAAGATTTTGTAAGACACGATCCAGACAAGCTAACGGATACGATCCTAAGAGCCTATTCTCATGCACTTTCTTGA
- a CDS encoding YceD family protein, with protein MPVLNLKEIFKTSKRFSGFYTIGPKDLNLPADLGDLEKPVDVEVEIEKAAGGYLVNLKIKGEIKLGCSRCLTPFVREIESEETVRLENFPEKLTINLKAQDLNVCFLEDEEHFDLTQLVREQIILSIPTKPLCSPDCTIPTLEEYQEDSRFIALKRLIQK; from the coding sequence ATGCCCGTATTAAACCTAAAGGAAATTTTCAAAACTTCAAAACGGTTCTCCGGCTTTTACACGATCGGTCCAAAGGACTTAAATTTGCCGGCAGACCTTGGAGATCTGGAAAAGCCGGTAGATGTAGAAGTGGAGATAGAAAAAGCAGCAGGTGGCTATTTGGTTAATTTGAAAATCAAGGGAGAAATTAAGCTTGGATGCAGTAGATGTCTAACGCCATTTGTAAGGGAGATTGAAAGCGAAGAAACTGTAAGACTGGAAAACTTTCCAGAGAAGCTGACTATAAACCTAAAAGCTCAAGATCTGAACGTGTGTTTTTTGGAAGACGAAGAACATTTTGACCTAACCCAGCTTGTAAGGGAGCAAATTATCCTCAGCATACCCACAAAGCCTCTCTGTAGCCCAGACTGCACGATTCCTACATTAGAAGAGTATCAGGAAGATTCAAGGTTTATCGCCTTAAAAAGGTTAATCCAAAAATAA
- a CDS encoding RrF2 family transcriptional regulator, with protein MIYSETVKYALLALAYLALQKGRLVKVEEIAQVQSIPKPFLSKIFHKLVRERVLKSYKGPNGGFTFAIQPEEISIYDVIRYLDEDYRLDYCALRPGRCEEWQTSPCAVHDKWIDLREHIMEYLTTTTIAELAGVEEKHKKSIQVDGRKT; from the coding sequence ATGATTTACTCAGAAACTGTTAAATACGCTTTGTTGGCTTTAGCTTATTTAGCCTTACAGAAAGGGCGGCTTGTGAAGGTAGAAGAGATCGCTCAAGTGCAAAGCATCCCTAAACCCTTTCTCTCAAAGATCTTTCATAAACTGGTCAGGGAAAGGGTTTTAAAATCATACAAGGGTCCCAATGGGGGTTTTACATTTGCTATACAACCTGAAGAAATATCTATATACGATGTGATAAGATACCTTGATGAAGACTATCGCTTAGATTACTGCGCTTTGAGACCTGGAAGATGTGAAGAGTGGCAAACTTCACCCTGTGCAGTTCACGATAAGTGGATAGACCTTAGGGAACATATTATGGAATACTTGACAACAACTACTATTGCAGAACTGGCAGGTGTTGAAGAAAAGCACAAAAAGTCAATCCAAGTGGATGGAAGGAAGACTTAG